The nucleotide sequence TTGACGCGGACGAAGAACTCCGCCAGCACGTCGACGCGCATCCGGTCGCCGGTGATCAGCGCGTCGTTCTTTTCGCGGCGGACTTCCAGGCGCAGTGTCTGCATATTGACGAGGGTGATCTCGTGGAAGACCGGCAGGACGATCGCACCGCCGTCGCGGATAACTTTCTCACCGCCGAAGCCCGTCCGTACGAAAGCCTGTTCTTTGGTGGCGCGGGTATAGAGGCGCGCCACGATCAGGCCGATCGCGAGCAGTGCGACGAGTGCCACGGAGGGAATGATGACATACATAAGATCAAGGTCGAGGTTCATTAGATAACTCCTTTTTTTTGTTTTTGGGCTACTGTTCGTCTTTGATGGCGAGATAGCCGATACTTGTCTTTTCCGAGAGGATCAGACGGTCCTGCGGGGTGAACTCCACGCCCGTTTCATCCGGCTCGACCATGACATAGTGCGTCTGGCCGAAACGGTCGGTGAATTTGGCTTCCGCAGGGGCTCCCTGCCTGGCGGTACCGAGGGTGATGACGGCGCTCTTGCCGATGAAGTCCTCCGCGCTGATCGCGCTTGTTTCATCTTTGGGCAGGATGCGCGCCATGAGCGCGGTAAACCCGCGCGTAAAAGGCAGGGATGCGAAAAGGGCCGCCGCCACGGCGATCAGCGAGGGGAGGTAGAAGCCGAGCAGGCCGTGGATAAACGCCTGCATGGTCATCCCCGTCAGACCGAATGCCGTCAGAAAACAGACCAGAATGATCAGCACCGGGACCCGCCCGTAGTACATCCATCCGAGCAGTTTGGTGAAAAGCCCCGTACTGGAGGCATCCGGTGGATTGATATCGAAATCGATATCGGGCAGGAGCGATTCGATCACCTCTGAGAGGCCCGCCCCGATGAGCATCCCGACCCCTTCGAGCAGGGCAATGGCGAACATGATGCCTATTGCCACGGTGAAGGGGAATACGCCGCCGGCGAAGAGGAACTCAGTCATGGCGTTTCATGGTCGATTTGAGGGCGGAGAGTCGGGACTGGATACGGCTTTTCCGGTCCAGCTCCGCCAGCTCATCCAGCGCCGCTTCGTCGTCGCTGCGCTGCGGTGTGACCGGTGCGCCCCCGCCCATGATCCTGTTGTAGGCGTTTTCGGCGCGGTCAACGGCTGCCTTCGCCGTGCCGCTGCCGTGCACCTCCTTGGCGGCAGCCTCTTTCTGGGCGAATGCCTCCTCGATCTCCCGCTTGCGTGCCAGCATGGCATCGACATACCCCTGGTACTTTTTGATGTCCGCTTCGCTCAGGCTTCTGGCCTCTTCGAGGACGCCGCGCTGTACCTCGATATCCATCTGTCTGGCGATCCCCGCTTCGGCGAGGTCGTCACGCTCTTCACGCACCGCCGTTTCGATCTGCTGGAGCAGTTCGGCATGGTCGGTCTTTGCTTCGGCGATGCGCTTGGTGATGGCATGCAGTTCGACTTTTTCCTTACCCAGTTCGGTCCGGACTTCGGTGACGGCATTGTCGATCTCCCGGATCGCCTGCTGCTGCATCGCTTTGGGATTGGCGTTTTCCGCCATATCCACCAGGGCATGCATGTTGCCGGCTATGATCCGCGAGACCCGCTGTGTGATTGTGTCTTTCATGATTTCCCACTCCTTGTCGTGTGATACGGACAATAGTAGTGAAAAAGAGTTTTTTTGTCAATAGTATTTATGTACATATTTGACCATTTATGATTAATTAAGAGTAAATATGAAAATATTAGATTATGAAACCAAGGAGCCGAGATGATGTCAGAGAGTGAATGGGAAGCGGCTGTTTCCCGCCATATCAAGGCGGTGATGGTGAAAAAAGGGCTGGATGTTCCGAAGCTGACGGAACTGTTTCTGGCCAAAGGGTATGACTATACGCGTCCTGCCCTGCGCGGAAAGCTTGACCGGGGAAAGTTCTCCCTGGTGTTCTACCTGCAGTTCATGCATGTGGTCGGATTGTCGACTATGGAGCTGGTCAGTCCCGGGGATGCCGAGGAGATGGATATCCGTGTGAAGTGAGGGGTGCCCGCCCGCGTTAGGCGAGCTGGGCGGAGACGCTGCGCAGGACGGCTTCGGCCTTGGCGGGGTCGCCGTTGTACTTGCGGATATGCACGCCGTATTCGGCCATGGCCGCCGCCGTGTTCTTGCAGGCGCGGCCGACGACGATGAAGTCGCAGTCTTCGAGCGCTTCCCCCATCACGAGGTGCGCCTTGGCGTGCGCCTCGTCGTTGTCGTCGTGGGAGCACTGGTGGTGCTCGTCCTCATGATCGTGATCATGGTCGAGGTCGGTGCGGGGGTTGGCCCGCAGCCCTTCGAGTTCGAAGGCGCGGAACATGCCGGCACCCTTCACGGTGTAGACGGCGAAAAAGGGCGTATGTCCGGCATTGCCGAAGAACTGGAGGGTCTCGTCTTTGACGGGGACGGCGACTTTCATAAGGAACTCCTTACACTGTAAAGTTAATTTTCGAAGATTATATCCCAAAATGCTTGACCAGCGGCAAACGGCGGCGATATAATCGCGTATGCTGAAAATTATCGAGTATTTTATCCGTAACAAGCGGCTCAACTACGTGCTGCTGCTTTTCGTACTGGTGATGGGGGTAAACGCCTACATCTCCATTCCCAAAGAGCTTTTCCCTCTGGTAACGCTGGACCAGATCACGATCAGCGGGGGATACGCCGGGAGCAGTGCGGATAATCTCGACAAGATGGCCGTGCGCGATATCGAGGATGCATTGGGAAGCATCGACGGCATCGACAAGATCGAAACCGTCATCAAACCCGGCAGTTTCGCGATCGTCCTGACGCTGCAGGAGGGGGCGGACCAGAACGACGCGCTCAACAAGGCCAAGGATGCCATCGCCAAGAGCCGGCAGTACCTCCCCCCGGATATGGTCGAACCGGTGGCGACGCTGGCAGTGCATAACCGCCCCCTCGTCTCCCTCTCGCTCTCCAGCGATACGCTGAGCCACGGTGAGCTCGTCGAGGCGGCCAAGGAGATCAAGACGCGCTTCGCCCGCTACCCCAACATCAGCGAAGTGGTGATGTACGGGGATTCGGACGAGGAGGTCTCCGTCCGCCTCGACTCGCAGGCCATCGAAGCCCTGGGCCTCAGCCGCAGCGCCGTGACCTCGGCGATCGCCAATCTCTCCTACATCTACCCCATCGGCGATATCGAGCAGAAGGGGGATTTCGTCTTTCTCTCCACCGTCCACGGCAAGCCCGATGCCGCGTCGTGGGAAGCGACGATGCTCGGCGTCGGGGGCAAGTACGTCCGCCTGGGCGACATCGCCCGTGTCGTGATCGAACATCCGCAGGATACGACGATCTCAACGTTTAACGGGCGCCCGAACATTACGCTCAATATTTCCAAAGGGGACAGCGGCAACGCGATCGCGCTCTCCCGGGAGCTCGTGCGCTTTGCCGA is from Sulfurimonas sp. HSL-1656 and encodes:
- a CDS encoding YqiJ family protein, with product MTEFLFAGGVFPFTVAIGIMFAIALLEGVGMLIGAGLSEVIESLLPDIDFDINPPDASSTGLFTKLLGWMYYGRVPVLIILVCFLTAFGLTGMTMQAFIHGLLGFYLPSLIAVAAALFASLPFTRGFTALMARILPKDETSAISAEDFIGKSAVITLGTARQGAPAEAKFTDRFGQTHYVMVEPDETGVEFTPQDRLILSEKTSIGYLAIKDEQ
- a CDS encoding DUF6471 domain-containing protein, which encodes MSESEWEAAVSRHIKAVMVKKGLDVPKLTELFLAKGYDYTRPALRGKLDRGKFSLVFYLQFMHVVGLSTMELVSPGDAEEMDIRVK